From the genome of Virgibacillus siamensis, one region includes:
- the rarD gene encoding EamA family transporter RarD, giving the protein MDQENKLGIIYAAVAYTLWGFLPIYWKLVQDVPADEILAHRILWSFIFMVIIVLASGKLKPFLKECSIIFHDKKKLIGISAASVIISINWLTFIWAVNSDHVVQASLGYYINPLVSILLGMLVLKESLSRRQLISFILAAIGVINLTISFGVFPWVSLVLAFSFGLYGLLKKMVDVSAMFGLTIETMLVTPIALLYLIFIPDSTLSPATMFSGSGALLFGAGVATAIPLLLFAAGAKRIPLSMVGFLQYIAPTLMLILGVFLYHETFTQAHLISFVFIWVALIIYMASSRHKKTVRQKEL; this is encoded by the coding sequence ATGGATCAGGAAAATAAATTGGGGATTATATATGCTGCGGTTGCTTACACGCTTTGGGGGTTTCTGCCGATTTACTGGAAACTGGTCCAGGATGTTCCCGCTGACGAAATATTGGCACACCGCATTTTATGGTCATTTATTTTTATGGTTATCATCGTACTGGCATCGGGAAAGCTTAAGCCATTTTTGAAGGAATGCAGCATCATTTTCCATGATAAAAAGAAGCTTATTGGTATTTCAGCAGCTTCGGTCATTATCAGCATCAACTGGCTGACGTTTATCTGGGCAGTGAACAGTGACCATGTTGTCCAGGCAAGCCTCGGTTATTACATAAACCCGCTGGTCAGTATTTTGCTTGGTATGCTTGTACTGAAAGAGTCGCTTAGCAGGCGGCAATTAATCTCATTCATTCTTGCAGCAATCGGGGTCATCAATCTAACGATCAGTTTCGGTGTTTTCCCATGGGTCTCACTTGTACTGGCCTTCAGTTTTGGCCTGTACGGACTGTTGAAAAAAATGGTCGATGTCAGCGCCATGTTCGGGTTGACAATCGAAACGATGCTCGTAACACCAATTGCACTGCTGTATTTAATATTCATTCCGGACAGTACGCTGTCACCGGCGACAATGTTTTCCGGAAGCGGTGCCCTGTTGTTCGGTGCGGGTGTCGCCACTGCCATCCCGCTTCTGCTGTTTGCTGCCGGTGCTAAACGGATCCCGCTTTCCATGGTCGGGTTTTTGCAATACATCGCACCAACGCTAATGCTAATTCTTGGCGTCTTCCTGTATCATGAAACATTTACACAGGCACATCTGATTTCATTTGTATTTATCTGGGTGGCGCTGATCATTTACATGGCATCATCCCGGCATAAAAAAACGGTTCGCCAGAAAGAATTATAA
- a CDS encoding PLP-dependent aspartate aminotransferase family protein, with product MSNYQLFNQETNLLHGGQEPDPTTGSRAVPIYQTTSYVFRDTEHAQNLFGLQEPGNIYSRIMNPTVDAFEQRIALLEDGSAAVATSSGMAAITLSILNIAGSGDEIIADSNLYGGTYNLFANTLPRYGIDVKFVDGTDLDQIRNAITPKTKAIFGEIITNPSLNVLEVEKIAEIAHANDIPLIIDNTFATPYVTKPLAWGADIVVHSATKWIGGHGTAIGGVAIDGGRFDWTKGKFPGFTEPDESYNGIKFADLGPVAFATKLRVQLLRDIGACISPQNAFLLLQGLETLHLRVERHNQNAEEVAAFLQNHPAVEWVNYPGLKDHPSHQAAQKYLQNGYGSVITFGIKGGRDAGRKAIDGTTIWSHVANVGDAKSLIIHPASTTHQQLGAEDLKQSGVTEELIRLSIGLESTKDILADLDQAISNAAGVEKAIQPTEADAVKWLLSSPFNRENGLRKKVIAVYGASSFDKLDQLGFQVVTVGEQGDYPTLVDIPFEVDAAATNDQALPPESIEQFINKEGKILWVENPNGSDATLENARAAGITVISGKDAYQEALKLRGGKTEDVFANA from the coding sequence ATGTCAAATTATCAACTTTTCAACCAGGAAACAAATCTGCTTCACGGTGGACAGGAGCCTGATCCGACAACAGGATCCCGTGCAGTTCCAATCTATCAAACTACTTCCTATGTATTTCGCGATACAGAGCACGCACAAAATCTGTTTGGTCTGCAGGAACCCGGTAATATCTATAGCAGGATTATGAACCCGACCGTTGATGCATTCGAGCAGCGGATTGCATTACTGGAAGACGGGTCAGCCGCAGTTGCCACTTCATCCGGTATGGCTGCGATTACCCTTTCCATTTTAAATATCGCCGGCAGCGGTGATGAAATCATTGCCGACAGCAATTTATACGGCGGAACGTATAATTTATTCGCCAATACACTGCCACGATACGGGATTGACGTAAAATTTGTCGATGGAACAGATTTGGATCAGATCCGCAATGCAATAACACCGAAAACAAAAGCCATCTTCGGTGAAATAATTACGAATCCAAGTCTGAACGTTCTGGAGGTCGAAAAAATTGCAGAAATTGCGCATGCCAATGATATTCCACTGATTATTGACAACACGTTTGCTACACCATATGTTACAAAACCACTGGCATGGGGTGCAGATATTGTAGTCCACTCGGCAACAAAATGGATTGGCGGTCATGGTACAGCTATCGGCGGCGTCGCAATTGACGGTGGCAGGTTTGACTGGACTAAAGGAAAATTCCCTGGTTTCACAGAACCGGATGAAAGTTATAATGGCATAAAATTCGCTGATCTTGGACCGGTTGCTTTTGCCACCAAACTGCGTGTACAACTGCTTCGCGATATCGGCGCATGTATCAGTCCGCAGAATGCATTCCTTTTATTGCAAGGACTTGAAACACTGCACCTGAGAGTTGAACGTCATAATCAAAATGCCGAGGAAGTTGCGGCATTCCTGCAAAACCACCCAGCTGTTGAATGGGTAAATTACCCGGGATTGAAAGATCATCCATCCCATCAGGCTGCACAGAAATATTTGCAAAATGGGTATGGATCCGTTATTACATTTGGCATTAAAGGCGGACGCGATGCCGGAAGAAAAGCAATTGACGGTACGACAATCTGGTCACACGTTGCCAATGTCGGTGATGCTAAATCACTGATCATTCATCCGGCATCAACAACGCACCAGCAACTGGGAGCAGAAGATCTGAAGCAAAGCGGTGTTACAGAAGAATTGATTCGCCTGTCAATCGGCCTTGAATCAACAAAAGATATTTTGGCAGATCTCGACCAGGCCATTTCAAATGCCGCCGGTGTTGAAAAGGCCATTCAGCCAACAGAAGCGGATGCAGTCAAATGGCTCCTGTCATCTCCATTTAACCGGGAAAACGGACTTCGTAAAAAAGTTATTGCCGTTTATGGCGCAAGTTCATTTGATAAGCTTGATCAATTAGGCTTCCAAGTGGTAACTGTCGGTGAGCAAGGTGACTATCCGACATTAGTGGATATTCCATTTGAAGTGGATGCTGCAGCAACCAATGATCAGGCACTGCCACCTGAGTCAATTGAACAATTTATTAATAAAGAAGGTAAAATTCTCTGGGTGGAAAACCCGAACGGAAGTGACGCGACATTGGAAAATGCAAGAGCTGCAGGTATCACGGTTATATCCGGAAAAGATGCCTATCAGGAAGCTCTTAAACTGCGCGGCGGCAAAACGGAGGACGTTTTTGCAAATGCATAA
- a CDS encoding homoserine dehydrogenase — translation MKPIHVALIGLGTVGCGVYQTLHIHKKRLEMQLGAPIHLSTVVIENPEKHQKIGAKTPISTDISDILYNPEIDVVFEAINGKEPAFTYLKQCIEAGKHVITANKEMFAAHGNELKALAKLHDVQIGYDATTAGGIPIIQSIRQLFKANQIKEVQAILNGTTNYILTEMRENGLPFSTALKQAQKWGYAEADPTNDIEGYDAFFKLMILSDLIFNKQPDPEHIKRTGITDVTAEAIQQAKHEGKRIKHIASIKYDQTGNLTAEVELAAVPERHPLYAVEGVDNAIHLKADIVGDITLTGPGAGAFPTASAMLEDFCMIVSQKPAPLPIS, via the coding sequence ATGAAACCGATTCATGTGGCGTTAATCGGACTGGGAACTGTCGGATGCGGGGTCTACCAAACCCTCCACATCCATAAAAAGCGGCTGGAAATGCAGCTCGGTGCACCGATACACCTGTCAACGGTTGTAATCGAAAATCCGGAAAAACATCAAAAGATCGGAGCAAAGACCCCCATTTCAACGGATATTTCCGATATTCTATATAACCCGGAAATTGATGTTGTATTTGAGGCAATCAACGGAAAAGAGCCTGCTTTTACCTATCTCAAGCAATGCATTGAAGCAGGAAAACATGTGATTACGGCCAATAAAGAAATGTTTGCCGCACATGGTAATGAGCTGAAAGCACTCGCTAAACTTCACGATGTACAGATTGGATATGATGCAACGACAGCAGGTGGAATTCCAATCATCCAGTCAATTCGTCAACTGTTCAAAGCCAACCAGATTAAGGAGGTACAGGCAATTTTGAACGGAACGACGAACTATATTCTGACTGAAATGCGGGAAAATGGGCTCCCCTTCTCCACTGCATTGAAGCAGGCACAAAAGTGGGGATATGCAGAGGCAGATCCAACGAATGACATCGAAGGATATGATGCCTTTTTCAAACTGATGATTCTCAGTGATCTTATTTTTAATAAGCAGCCTGATCCGGAGCACATTAAACGAACCGGTATTACCGATGTAACGGCCGAAGCTATTCAGCAGGCAAAACATGAAGGTAAACGGATCAAACATATCGCATCAATCAAGTACGACCAGACCGGAAATCTAACCGCCGAAGTTGAACTTGCAGCTGTCCCGGAAAGACACCCGCTGTACGCTGTCGAAGGTGTGGATAATGCGATTCACCTGAAAGCCGACATCGTTGGTGATATTACCCTAACTGGTCCCGGTGCCGGTGCATTCCCAACCGCCAGCGCAATGCTGGAGGATTTTTGCATGATTGTAAGTCAAAAGCCGGCCCCCCTTCCTATTAGTTAA